The Sphingomonas sp. HF-S4 sequence GTCGAAGATGTCGATGTAATTCTCGAATGCGAAGCCCTCATTCTCGAGCATCCGCATCGCGGCGCGGCCCGAGGGGTGGGGCAGGCCGATCACCGAGCGCGCGCTCTCCTGGAGCATCGCGGTGTAGATCGGGTGCTTGGGCATCAAATCGGCGATAAACTGGTTGCCATGGGTGGCGTTGAATTCGTCGGCCTGCTGGAAGTTCATCCCGAAGAAGCGTCCGGCGACGCCATCCCAGAAGGGCGAGCCCCCGGCCTCGTCGATCACCCCGCGCAGCTCGGCGAGGACACGCTCGGCGAAGCGCGCGCGGTGGCGGGCTATGAACAGGTACCGGCTACGGGCGAGCAGCATACCCAGCCCGCCGGCGCGCTCGCCGGGGTGGAGAAAAAGCCCGCCGACTTCGCTGGAGCCTTCGAGGTCGTTGACCAGGCTAAGGATCTCGGCGCGGAAGGTGCGGTTGAGCTCCTGGCTGTGCTTGGTCACCGTGCCCATGCGATAGCTGTAGAAAGGCCAGTGCTGGCCGACATGGGTGAAGATCTGGCACGTGCCGCGGACCTCGCCGGTCTCGCTGTTCTCGAGCACCAGCACGAACAGGTCGTCGAACAGCCCGTCCTCGTCGCGCGCGAAGGCGGCATGGCTGCGGACCAGCTTGGCGCGCAGCGCGTCCTTTTCTGGAGGGAGGTTGGTGAAGCCGCCGCCAGTCAGCTTGGCCATTTCGTAGAGCGGCTGGAGATCCTCGTCGCGCGCGGCGCGGATGCGGAAGGTCATGCGAAGTCCCCATTGGCGATGCGGAGGATGGTCACGGCCGACAAAGCGGCGCGTTCGGGCAGGCTTTCGGGGATCAGGAATTCCTCCGTGGAGTGGATTGCGCCGCCGCGCGCGCCCATCGTGTCAACGACGGGAACGCCGCACGCGGCGATGTTGTTGCCGTCGCAGACCCCGCCGGTGGCCTTCCACGCGACGGGAATGCCGAGATCGGTGCCGACGCTCTGGACGAGCCCGAACAGCTTCTCGGCGCCCGGATCGAGCGGCTTGGGGGGGCGATTGAAGCTGCCGTGAACATCGATGTGAACTTCGTGCGAGGCCATGACGTCGCTTGCGGCGCGCTCGATCGCGGCCTTGGCGATGGCGATGCTCCATTCGTCGCGCGGACGGAAGTTGACGCGCAGGATGGCGAGATCGGGGACGACGTTGTTGGGCCCGCCGCCGTCGATCCGCGCGGGATTGACCGCGAGCCCGGGGGCCTTGGCATCGGCGAGGCGCACCGCGAGCGCGGCGGCGGCGACGAGCGCGTTGCGGCCCTCCTCGGGATTGCGCCCGGCATGCGCGCTGCGGCCGCGGACGACCAGCGAGAAATTGCCGGTCCCGCCGCGCGCGCCGGCGAGCGTGCCGTCGGGGAGCGCGGGCTCGTAGGTGAGTGCCGCGACCTTGCCGCGTGCGGCGCCCTCGATCAGCGCGCGCGACGAGAAGGAGCCGGTCTCCTCGTCCGAATTGATCAGCACTTCATAGCCGAGCTGCGATGCGAGCGGGCTGGCCTCGAGCGCTTCGAGCGCGGCGAGCATCAGCGCGAGGCCCCCCTTCATGTCGGCGGCGCCGGGGGCGTTGAACCGGCCGTCGTCGAGCCATCGGCCCGTCTGGAAGGGATGATCGGCGCCGTACACCGTGTCCATGTGCCCGGTGAGCAGCATCTGGATCGGCGCCTCGGGGCGCACCGCGAGATGGAGGTGGCGGCCATGCGCGATGCTCTCGACGCGGCCATC is a genomic window containing:
- a CDS encoding arginine N-succinyltransferase — translated: MTFRIRAARDEDLQPLYEMAKLTGGGFTNLPPEKDALRAKLVRSHAAFARDEDGLFDDLFVLVLENSETGEVRGTCQIFTHVGQHWPFYSYRMGTVTKHSQELNRTFRAEILSLVNDLEGSSEVGGLFLHPGERAGGLGMLLARSRYLFIARHRARFAERVLAELRGVIDEAGGSPFWDGVAGRFFGMNFQQADEFNATHGNQFIADLMPKHPIYTAMLQESARSVIGLPHPSGRAAMRMLENEGFAFENYIDIFDGGPTMTARTDLVRTVREAKSATVTAIDGGGEPAMLASGRLADFQVCFGKITASDAGVAIDPAAAKILGVSAGDEVLHVGR
- a CDS encoding hydrolase, translated to MNGLCSIEQAAIEHVAGAPMLARTQAWVAINSGTRNLTGLAQVAQELANAFSVLPGHLALVDPAPAESVTPDGRVESIAHGRHLHLAVRPEAPIQMLLTGHMDTVYGADHPFQTGRWLDDGRFNAPGAADMKGGLALMLAALEALEASPLASQLGYEVLINSDEETGSFSSRALIEGAARGKVAALTYEPALPDGTLAGARGGTGNFSLVVRGRSAHAGRNPEEGRNALVAAAALAVRLADAKAPGLAVNPARIDGGGPNNVVPDLAILRVNFRPRDEWSIAIAKAAIERAASDVMASHEVHIDVHGSFNRPPKPLDPGAEKLFGLVQSVGTDLGIPVAWKATGGVCDGNNIAACGVPVVDTMGARGGAIHSTEEFLIPESLPERAALSAVTILRIANGDFA